In the genome of Blastopirellula marina, one region contains:
- a CDS encoding formylglycine-generating enzyme family protein, whose amino-acid sequence MKRYVVGGVGVAGLVVLGGLAWLFNSLVLAWATTLFVVALIAGTAFYRKFRQRFATSSSHTTSHSTATKPAVESHATDDVDPGVDDSQDLAELMLKQGRYTLLLRPQIAESIPSQVLTRAQQMLDDEMTLVPSGETIVGKGMNDSADLPEHLDGRVVHVEGFYLDRYQVTNDQFQRFVDAGGYEQLALWDPEIVPAILEFVDSTGISGPRYWKNGTYLSGQANHPVVGVCWYEAAAYARWVGKRLPTDPEWVKSGSWPVPLPGARPIQRKFPWGEAFDQNKTNLWGSGRGGTAPVDEFTDGMSVGGAHQLIGNVWEWTSSRFGAWQSGANPLVLDASMRSVRGGAFDTYFEAQASCDFQSGDKAVARKRNIGFRCAIGLCDLIPDESMQAEETPAQVETHEEFAEVTQ is encoded by the coding sequence GCCTGGTAGTACTAGGAGGGCTGGCCTGGCTTTTCAACAGCCTTGTCTTGGCCTGGGCCACAACGCTTTTCGTGGTCGCCCTCATTGCCGGAACCGCGTTCTACCGCAAGTTCCGCCAGAGATTTGCTACATCTTCGAGCCACACTACCTCTCATTCGACTGCCACAAAACCTGCGGTTGAATCCCACGCTACGGATGATGTTGACCCAGGCGTCGATGACTCGCAAGACTTGGCCGAATTGATGCTGAAGCAGGGGCGTTACACGCTTCTTCTTCGTCCACAGATCGCCGAAAGCATTCCATCGCAGGTGTTGACCCGTGCTCAGCAAATGTTGGATGACGAAATGACATTGGTTCCCAGCGGCGAAACTATCGTCGGTAAGGGAATGAATGATTCCGCCGATCTGCCCGAGCATCTGGATGGTCGCGTTGTCCATGTCGAGGGTTTCTACCTCGATCGTTACCAGGTCACCAACGATCAATTTCAACGTTTCGTGGATGCTGGTGGTTACGAACAACTAGCATTATGGGATCCTGAAATCGTTCCGGCTATTCTCGAATTCGTTGACTCGACCGGAATCAGTGGTCCTCGTTACTGGAAGAATGGAACGTATCTCTCCGGCCAAGCCAACCATCCCGTAGTCGGTGTTTGTTGGTACGAAGCGGCCGCGTACGCACGTTGGGTCGGTAAACGTCTGCCAACTGATCCAGAGTGGGTCAAGTCTGGCAGTTGGCCAGTACCGCTGCCAGGCGCACGACCGATTCAGCGCAAGTTCCCCTGGGGGGAAGCGTTCGATCAGAATAAGACGAACCTATGGGGAAGTGGCCGCGGAGGTACGGCACCCGTGGACGAGTTCACCGATGGAATGAGTGTCGGTGGTGCCCATCAATTGATTGGTAACGTTTGGGAATGGACCTCAAGCCGATTCGGTGCCTGGCAATCGGGGGCCAATCCTCTTGTTCTCGACGCTTCGATGCGAAGCGTGCGTGGTGGTGCTTTCGATACCTACTTCGAGGCCCAGGCTTCTTGTGATTTTCAAAGCGGCGATAAAGCCGTGGCCCGGAAGCGGAACATCGGGTTCCGCTGTGCAATCGGGCTGTGTGATCTGATTCCAGACGAATCGATGCAAGCCGAGGAGACTCCGGCCCAGGTCGAAACTCATGAAGAATTTGCTGAGGTGACCCAATGA
- a CDS encoding TRAFAC clade GTPase domain-containing protein translates to MTKRVLVPMESYRLAEAAVPLSCYICGVDNSYSTELCRHCAAPLALSHQARTQGVRPQMLAVLGTAAAGKTVYLGMLLDMLTRQNGRVQVLARGAFSITLQQRTMMALAQCQFPEKTPNEPDRWNWVHCQAKINNKKQPMELIMPDMAGEAILEEIDHPNAYPAIHSFLDKCSAVILLADTDRIERGGAEQNYFLMKLITYLSEQDGRRNKGKKSTRPVAIVFSKADRCEPCFDNPELYAKEKTPNLWQQVQQRFVNYGFFASGVAGSVGFREERGEGPMAVPLRIEPRGIVEPFEWLVRKV, encoded by the coding sequence ATGACCAAGCGTGTCCTCGTCCCGATGGAATCGTACCGTCTTGCCGAAGCTGCGGTACCATTGTCGTGCTATATCTGTGGTGTCGACAATAGCTACAGTACCGAGTTATGTCGACACTGTGCTGCCCCGCTGGCTCTTTCCCACCAGGCCAGGACCCAGGGCGTTCGTCCGCAGATGTTGGCTGTGCTGGGCACCGCGGCTGCCGGCAAGACGGTTTACCTTGGCATGTTGTTGGACATGCTGACTCGGCAGAATGGTCGGGTGCAGGTTCTCGCACGAGGAGCGTTCTCGATCACTCTTCAACAGCGAACGATGATGGCACTCGCACAGTGTCAGTTCCCCGAAAAGACTCCGAACGAGCCTGATCGCTGGAACTGGGTACACTGCCAGGCCAAGATCAATAACAAGAAGCAGCCGATGGAATTGATCATGCCTGACATGGCGGGCGAGGCGATCTTAGAAGAGATTGATCACCCCAATGCCTATCCGGCGATTCACTCCTTCCTGGATAAATGCTCGGCAGTAATTCTGCTGGCCGATACCGATCGGATCGAGCGAGGCGGCGCGGAACAAAATTACTTCCTGATGAAGCTGATCACGTATCTCAGTGAGCAGGATGGACGTCGCAATAAAGGTAAGAAGTCGACACGTCCGGTCGCGATTGTGTTCTCCAAGGCTGATCGGTGTGAACCATGCTTCGACAATCCAGAGTTGTATGCCAAAGAGAAGACTCCCAATCTCTGGCAACAAGTTCAGCAGCGATTTGTGAACTACGGGTTCTTTGCTTCAGGGGTCGCCGGCTCCGTCGGCTTCCGCGAAGAACGAGGCGAAGGTCCGATGGCCGTACCACTGCGGATCGAGCCGCGCGGCATCGTAGAACCGTTTGAATGGCTTGTCCGAAAAGTATAA